Proteins encoded by one window of Corynebacterium amycolatum:
- the cas2e gene encoding type I-E CRISPR-associated endoribonuclease Cas2e translates to MVTIVLTSCPAGLRGHLTRWLEEIAPGVFVGKVNSRLRDILWGLVIEMVGSGRAIMVYPDRNAEQGYAYKVHRHDWEVVDVEGLSLIRRPFKNRTKGDVGLKPGWSNPAKRRRARHARRSE, encoded by the coding sequence ATGGTGACAATAGTTTTGACGAGCTGTCCTGCCGGATTGCGGGGTCATTTAACTCGATGGCTTGAGGAAATCGCCCCAGGTGTATTTGTTGGGAAAGTTAACTCTCGTCTCCGTGACATCTTGTGGGGCCTGGTCATCGAAATGGTCGGCAGTGGTCGTGCCATAATGGTTTATCCGGATCGGAATGCCGAACAAGGGTATGCCTACAAGGTGCATCGCCACGACTGGGAGGTCGTCGATGTCGAGGGGTTGTCGCTGATCCGGCGTCCGTTCAAAAACAGGACTAAAGGTGATGTCGGATTAAAGCCGGGATGGTCAAATCCGGCTAAACGACGTCGTGCCCGACATGCTCGTCGTTCGGAGTGA
- the cas1e gene encoding type I-E CRISPR-associated endonuclease Cas1e, giving the protein MADIPGVRPSKPVELTRAEDRISFLYLEHCTIGRDSNSLTATDDQGVMHIPSAALGVLMLGPGTRVTHQAMVVIADAGSTIVWVGENGVRYYAHGRPIGRSTRLLEQQAKLVSNRKTRLAVAREMYGMRFSGEDVESLNMQQLRGREGARVRSVYREWSKITGVEWSRREYRPDDFSDGTPISQALSAAHSCLYGVVHAVIVSLGMSPGLGFVHTGHDRAFVYDIADLYKADITIPVAFTVVSELGTEVDTQTLSTTVRRHVRDRIREEKVISRCVKDLKLLMKDPLENEEFGEVIELWDYSRGTIKGGTNYSSGEPPW; this is encoded by the coding sequence ATGGCTGATATTCCAGGAGTACGTCCGTCCAAACCAGTTGAATTGACGAGAGCTGAAGACCGGATTTCTTTTCTCTATCTTGAGCACTGCACCATCGGTCGAGATTCTAATTCTCTCACTGCGACTGACGACCAGGGTGTCATGCATATACCCAGTGCAGCACTGGGAGTGCTTATGTTGGGCCCTGGTACACGGGTTACGCATCAGGCGATGGTGGTTATTGCAGATGCCGGTTCGACAATTGTCTGGGTGGGAGAAAACGGTGTGCGATATTACGCGCATGGCCGACCGATAGGTCGGTCGACCCGGCTTCTGGAACAGCAGGCAAAGCTAGTGAGCAACCGAAAAACCCGACTAGCGGTTGCGCGTGAAATGTATGGGATGCGTTTTTCCGGTGAGGATGTGGAATCCCTAAATATGCAGCAATTACGGGGCCGAGAGGGTGCTCGGGTTCGTTCGGTTTATAGGGAATGGTCAAAGATAACCGGGGTTGAGTGGTCGCGCCGTGAATACCGCCCTGACGATTTCTCGGATGGCACGCCAATCAGTCAGGCCCTCTCAGCAGCACATTCTTGCCTGTACGGTGTCGTGCATGCCGTGATAGTTTCCCTGGGAATGAGTCCTGGCTTGGGGTTTGTGCACACGGGGCACGACCGCGCATTTGTTTATGACATTGCGGATTTGTATAAGGCAGACATAACGATTCCAGTTGCTTTTACTGTGGTTTCTGAGCTTGGAACCGAGGTTGATACTCAAACACTAAGCACTACGGTTAGGCGACATGTGCGTGATCGGATTCGTGAAGAAAAAGTTATTTCGCGCTGCGTCAAGGATCTAAAGCTCTTAATGAAAGATCCTCTTGAAAACGAGGAATTCGGCGAAGTTATCGAATTGTGGGATTACAGCCGCGGCACGATTAAAGGTGGTACAAACTACTCCTCCGGAGAACCACCATGGTGA
- the cas6e gene encoding type I-E CRISPR-associated protein Cas6/Cse3/CasE: MFLNPQRRGTRKLLASPEAMHAAVLSAFPPNSDLVSNDGRVLWRVDREAHSLALYVVSPEKPSFEHLQQQAGWENQVSWAIREYEPVLESISVGKRFRFRLAANPVKSVRDPQTGKSKRLAHVTAAQQRNWLLERAEVMGVRFLPAEFSHADSHDASNDDLAVSVTGREVVKFRRQGRMVTIARAQFDGAIEVADAERFRRVLTNGIGKAKGYGCGLLTVAPMSSNRN; encoded by the coding sequence ATGTTTCTCAATCCGCAACGGCGGGGGACTCGTAAGTTGTTAGCCAGCCCAGAGGCCATGCATGCCGCAGTGCTGTCAGCTTTTCCGCCAAATAGTGACCTAGTCAGCAATGATGGTCGTGTTTTGTGGCGAGTTGACCGGGAAGCCCATTCCCTTGCACTGTACGTGGTGAGTCCGGAAAAGCCATCATTTGAGCATCTACAGCAGCAAGCAGGCTGGGAAAATCAAGTATCGTGGGCGATACGTGAATACGAACCGGTCTTGGAAAGTATTTCCGTCGGAAAGCGATTTCGTTTTAGGTTGGCAGCGAATCCTGTGAAGTCAGTGCGTGACCCTCAGACGGGTAAGTCTAAGAGACTTGCGCATGTAACTGCAGCCCAACAGCGAAATTGGTTGTTAGAACGCGCTGAAGTTATGGGTGTGCGATTTCTACCGGCTGAGTTTTCACATGCAGATAGCCATGACGCCTCTAATGATGATTTAGCTGTTTCCGTTACAGGTAGGGAAGTAGTGAAGTTCCGTAGGCAGGGACGGATGGTCACGATCGCTCGGGCACAGTTCGATGGAGCCATCGAGGTAGCTGATGCTGAAAGATTCCGCCGTGTTTTGACAAACGGAATTGGCAAAGCAAAAGGCTATGGTTGTGGGCTGCTGACAGTTGCACCAATGAGTTCGAATCGTAACTAG
- the cas5e gene encoding type I-E CRISPR-associated protein Cas5/CasD translates to MSVLLLRLAGPMQAWGDSSRFNHRGTRREPTKSGVVGLLAAASGRRRTDAIEDLASLGFGVRTDQIGKVERDFQTEIDWRNNKSKPLTYRDYLTDAIFIVAIEGPRSVLEGLADAVQRPAFPLYLGRRAFQPTGRMVLGIEEKTLEDALRKAPWQASTWYRKRQPEVVSLPIVRDMRDGETYDELIPDTPVSFDPRERKHEMRPVVHGWLEIENKEGKRPVFSHDPMSLLGGD, encoded by the coding sequence ATGTCGGTTCTCCTCTTGAGGCTCGCTGGACCTATGCAAGCATGGGGAGATTCGAGTCGATTCAATCACCGTGGTACTCGGAGAGAGCCGACGAAAAGCGGGGTAGTGGGTTTGCTTGCAGCTGCAAGCGGACGTCGCCGTACTGATGCGATTGAAGATTTGGCGTCACTCGGCTTTGGTGTTCGCACTGATCAGATTGGAAAGGTCGAGCGAGATTTCCAGACTGAAATTGATTGGCGCAACAACAAATCCAAGCCCCTGACGTATCGTGATTATCTCACTGATGCCATCTTCATTGTTGCAATTGAAGGTCCACGCAGCGTCCTTGAAGGGCTTGCCGACGCGGTACAGCGTCCAGCTTTCCCTCTCTACTTAGGCCGCCGTGCATTCCAACCGACAGGAAGAATGGTTCTAGGAATTGAGGAAAAGACACTGGAAGACGCTCTGCGTAAGGCTCCTTGGCAAGCATCGACTTGGTATCGGAAACGTCAGCCAGAAGTAGTTTCGCTGCCAATTGTTCGAGATATGCGTGATGGTGAGACCTACGATGAGCTAATTCCGGATACTCCAGTCAGCTTTGATCCACGAGAACGAAAACACGAGATGCGACCAGTGGTTCATGGATGGCTAGAGATTGAAAATAAAGAAGGAAAGCGTCCTGTGTTTTCTCACGATCCGATGTCGTTGCTGGGAGGTGACTAG
- the cas7e gene encoding type I-E CRISPR-associated protein Cas7/Cse4/CasC: protein MTIYIDIHALQTVPPSNLNRDDTGSPKTANYGGVRRARVSSQAWKRAARKEFENLLDLDKLGQRTRFSPSLIAAEIISQAPELEESAEHLALSVLQKTKLKQAKPKKGEEDTRIRTEYLLFVSRAQIKALADLAIRYQDDSAKIPAKEAKEALNNEHSVDIALFGRMLADAPDLNVDATCQFNHAISVHPTVTEFDYFTAVDDNAAEDNAGAGMIGTVEFTSSTLYRYATVNASELAQSLGSKEAASEAAGALLKAFALSMPTGKQNTFANRTRPDLIVVQVRDDQPVNLSEAFEDPVEATRGRTENASIKLAEYAAEQDGAYDSHPLGGAYLATGGAATEAAMEKLNVFGDRTDMAGLVNLVEQAVMEKAEF, encoded by the coding sequence ATGACCATCTACATTGATATTCACGCGCTCCAAACTGTCCCGCCATCAAACCTCAACCGAGACGACACCGGCAGTCCAAAGACTGCCAACTACGGCGGTGTACGACGGGCCCGAGTTTCCAGCCAAGCTTGGAAGCGCGCAGCGCGTAAGGAATTCGAGAACTTACTTGACCTAGATAAGTTGGGACAGCGTACTCGCTTCAGTCCGTCATTGATTGCCGCGGAAATCATTTCGCAGGCTCCGGAGCTGGAAGAAAGTGCTGAGCATTTAGCGCTCAGTGTTCTGCAGAAGACAAAGCTGAAGCAGGCAAAGCCCAAGAAGGGCGAGGAAGATACGCGTATCCGTACTGAGTACCTGCTTTTTGTGTCCCGCGCGCAAATCAAAGCGCTAGCTGATCTGGCAATTCGGTACCAGGATGATTCCGCAAAAATTCCTGCGAAGGAAGCGAAGGAAGCATTAAATAACGAGCATTCAGTCGACATTGCACTCTTCGGTCGCATGCTGGCTGATGCTCCAGACCTCAATGTTGATGCAACGTGCCAGTTCAATCATGCTATTTCTGTTCATCCGACAGTTACAGAGTTTGACTACTTCACTGCGGTTGATGACAACGCAGCAGAGGACAACGCTGGTGCTGGCATGATCGGCACGGTGGAGTTCACCTCGTCTACGCTGTACCGTTACGCAACGGTCAACGCTAGTGAACTGGCTCAGTCTTTGGGGTCAAAGGAGGCGGCATCGGAAGCTGCTGGTGCGCTACTCAAGGCATTTGCGCTTTCGATGCCAACTGGTAAGCAGAACACGTTTGCTAACCGAACGCGACCAGATTTGATCGTGGTTCAAGTTCGTGATGATCAGCCTGTCAATCTGTCAGAAGCTTTTGAAGACCCAGTGGAAGCCACTCGTGGCCGCACAGAAAACGCATCCATCAAGCTGGCAGAGTATGCCGCCGAGCAGGACGGTGCATACGATTCTCATCCACTCGGAGGTGCATACCTTGCCACTGGTGGCGCAGCTACTGAAGCCGCAATGGAAAAGTTGAATGTCTTTGGCGATCGCACTGACATGGCTGGTTTGGTCAATTTAGTTGAGCAGGCCGTCATGGAGAAGGCCGAGTTCTAA
- the casB gene encoding type I-E CRISPR-associated protein Cse2/CasB has product MNKSQPRSSLLYRFVASKAQSLAGGLANETSEARASLAVLRRSLSAPLAEQPQVWSEVFNSFPAELEGPRDEPGVYETAAHLALAFFALHQQSRSESMHKANEGFGTAICRLHQVAGENQKKGIERRFNAVLTAQTTDELVHHLRGLIQMLRSYSIPMDYGQLANDLVALTYSDSARRVRLRWARDMNRVPQSEIDDHDRAVEN; this is encoded by the coding sequence ATGAATAAGTCGCAGCCGCGCAGCTCCCTGCTGTACAGGTTCGTTGCCAGCAAAGCACAAAGCTTAGCAGGCGGTCTGGCCAACGAAACCTCGGAAGCTCGTGCCTCGCTTGCAGTGCTCCGCCGCTCACTGAGCGCGCCGCTGGCAGAGCAGCCCCAGGTGTGGTCAGAGGTATTCAATTCTTTCCCGGCGGAGCTTGAAGGCCCTCGAGATGAACCCGGCGTCTATGAAACTGCAGCGCACCTTGCATTGGCATTTTTTGCACTTCATCAGCAATCGAGAAGTGAATCCATGCATAAGGCCAACGAAGGATTCGGAACGGCCATTTGTCGTCTTCATCAAGTAGCAGGTGAAAACCAGAAAAAGGGTATTGAGCGACGCTTTAACGCGGTGCTTACTGCACAGACAACCGATGAGTTGGTTCACCATTTACGCGGACTAATTCAGATGCTGAGGAGTTACAGCATTCCGATGGATTACGGCCAGTTGGCTAATGATTTGGTGGCGTTGACCTATTCAGATTCAGCTCGCCGTGTGCGACTTCGTTGGGCCCGGGATATGAACAGAGTTCCGCAATCCGAAATCGATGACCATGACCGCGCAGTAGAAAACTAG
- the casA gene encoding type I-E CRISPR-associated protein Cse1/CasA, producing MSGAEPSFNLLDEPWIKVTGHDGSGRELGLRDIFAQAGELKRISGESPAQDFAVLRVALAVLYRAFNFGEDVKENRKQWAAAWEDKKLPLEQINNYLDEYSHRFDLLDREAPFMQTPSLATKSGEWKSLEAIIPDSPELGDLFYRRSAIEPLPLAEAGRWLVHCLAFDFSGIKSGAVGDPRVKGGKGYPIGIGWAGWLGGTVLEGHSLLETLLLNIVDHNPAAWAGAPIWELPVPTAAVSAEPLPKGQLTLMTWPQRRIRLHVENGMVTGALVCNGDPVDYLYQDALEMMSPWRYSEPQSKKAKEDIYMPKAINPDRALWRGLSAVLPEADVDTTKGRTGSEVKVSKPAGVMEALKTRTGRRSGVVPQNYRLSLRMVGYEYGPQMASYNRLLTDNLAFPALLAADKQTVQFVLLAANRTQDTAAELRKFANNLAIASGGERGAAGFSAEGSFYSDVDPVFRQWINGLTPETDLNSHLALWSDQLRNLALTKAAELIAGVPDSAWSGREVDERQYNVGHAELWFRRGLGKVLPRPEEQNSGERVK from the coding sequence GTGAGCGGAGCTGAGCCGAGTTTTAATCTGCTCGATGAGCCCTGGATTAAAGTCACGGGACACGATGGCAGTGGTCGGGAATTAGGCCTTCGAGATATCTTTGCGCAGGCTGGTGAGTTAAAACGGATCTCTGGTGAGTCGCCAGCGCAGGATTTTGCGGTTTTGCGGGTGGCTCTTGCGGTTCTTTATCGCGCATTCAACTTTGGAGAAGATGTCAAGGAAAACCGTAAACAATGGGCGGCAGCATGGGAGGACAAAAAGCTGCCGTTAGAGCAGATTAACAACTATTTGGATGAATATTCGCACCGATTCGATTTGCTCGATCGGGAAGCCCCTTTCATGCAAACTCCTTCGTTGGCTACAAAAAGTGGGGAATGGAAGAGCCTTGAGGCAATTATTCCGGACTCACCAGAGCTAGGTGACCTCTTTTACCGGCGCTCAGCAATTGAGCCACTTCCATTGGCGGAAGCAGGTCGTTGGCTGGTTCATTGCCTAGCCTTTGATTTCTCAGGAATTAAATCAGGTGCAGTCGGTGACCCTCGCGTCAAAGGCGGGAAAGGTTATCCCATTGGCATTGGTTGGGCAGGCTGGTTAGGCGGGACCGTACTCGAAGGACATAGTCTCCTTGAAACGCTGCTGCTAAATATCGTTGATCACAATCCCGCTGCCTGGGCCGGTGCTCCTATATGGGAATTGCCGGTTCCGACAGCGGCAGTCTCGGCCGAACCGCTTCCAAAAGGCCAACTCACTCTTATGACGTGGCCACAGCGACGTATCCGTCTTCATGTGGAAAATGGCATGGTTACCGGAGCACTTGTTTGCAATGGCGATCCGGTGGACTATCTGTATCAAGATGCACTCGAAATGATGTCTCCATGGCGTTATAGCGAGCCGCAATCGAAGAAGGCCAAAGAAGATATCTACATGCCAAAGGCCATCAATCCTGATCGCGCGCTTTGGAGAGGACTCTCGGCTGTGCTACCTGAAGCGGACGTTGATACGACCAAGGGGCGCACTGGTAGCGAAGTAAAAGTTTCAAAGCCCGCCGGTGTCATGGAAGCGTTGAAGACTCGTACAGGTCGCCGCAGTGGCGTTGTGCCGCAGAATTACCGGTTGAGTCTTCGGATGGTTGGTTACGAATATGGTCCTCAAATGGCTTCGTACAACCGCCTATTAACAGACAACCTGGCGTTCCCTGCCCTTTTGGCTGCCGATAAACAAACCGTCCAATTCGTGTTGTTGGCCGCAAACCGAACACAAGATACAGCAGCCGAATTGCGAAAATTTGCCAATAATTTGGCCATTGCATCTGGTGGCGAACGCGGGGCTGCAGGCTTTAGTGCAGAGGGGTCCTTCTACTCGGATGTAGACCCAGTATTCCGCCAGTGGATTAATGGACTCACACCAGAAACAGACCTAAATAGTCATCTTGCGCTGTGGAGCGATCAATTGCGGAACTTAGCACTCACGAAGGCTGCAGAGTTGATAGCGGGTGTGCCCGACAGCGCATGGTCAGGTCGTGAGGTTGATGAGCGTCAGTACAACGTGGGGCACGCTGAGCTGTGGTTCCGACGAGGTCTCGGAAAAGTTCTGCCACGGCCGGAAGAACAAAATTCTGGAGAGAGAGTTAAGTAA
- a CDS encoding CRISPR-associated endonuclease Cas3'', with the protein MSNMDSNLADALSEVARLQWAKWDRQREEALSLAQHLNDSQDVAFYLWDEWLPESLRQVLTDEFGSKGQARAWLAFYAGCHDIGKASYAFSVKVPELYDRVCSYGLGAATTLSPKELRGAPHGAVGAYTLWVWLVENHGFDEDAADTYVAPIGGHHGKFPDENLLHSAEDFVEELEDEKWQQIRFEFFDVMATRAGLTATYFEQRREQGLSASTQMLLTGIVVMADWLASNTDLFPLSMSDAPSTNRSDDAINKLNLPDPWDPRPESSADDLFRARFDLPAGATPYPVQLDAVKLVEEVDKPGLLLLEAPTGEGKTEAALAVAEVFAAKFGCGGVQVALPTCATSDAMFSRVLKWLDRAIAEDQLASAMLTHSRAQFNDEFQGLKFPSQSFSAIYDEEYGANSKEPAVEAH; encoded by the coding sequence ATGTCGAACATGGACTCGAACTTGGCGGATGCATTGTCTGAAGTAGCCCGCTTGCAGTGGGCTAAATGGGATCGGCAACGCGAAGAAGCGTTGAGTCTCGCGCAACATTTAAATGATTCCCAGGATGTGGCTTTTTATCTCTGGGATGAGTGGTTGCCGGAATCACTAAGGCAAGTACTTACCGATGAATTCGGCTCGAAGGGGCAGGCGCGTGCATGGTTGGCTTTTTACGCTGGGTGTCACGATATTGGGAAAGCATCGTATGCTTTCTCCGTCAAAGTTCCCGAACTGTATGACCGAGTATGCTCGTATGGGCTAGGTGCTGCGACAACACTTTCCCCCAAAGAATTACGTGGAGCACCCCACGGCGCTGTCGGCGCATATACATTGTGGGTTTGGTTGGTGGAAAACCATGGATTCGATGAAGATGCTGCCGACACATATGTTGCACCAATTGGTGGCCATCACGGCAAGTTTCCCGATGAGAATCTGCTGCATTCTGCCGAAGATTTCGTTGAGGAGCTCGAAGATGAAAAGTGGCAACAGATTCGTTTTGAATTCTTCGACGTCATGGCCACAAGGGCAGGTTTAACGGCGACTTATTTTGAACAACGCCGAGAACAAGGACTGTCAGCGTCAACGCAAATGTTGCTGACGGGCATTGTGGTCATGGCTGACTGGCTTGCTTCGAATACTGATTTATTCCCCCTGTCGATGTCTGATGCACCGTCGACAAACAGAAGCGATGATGCAATCAACAAGTTAAATCTTCCTGATCCGTGGGATCCTCGCCCGGAAAGTAGTGCGGATGACCTATTTCGCGCTCGGTTTGACCTGCCCGCTGGTGCCACCCCATACCCAGTTCAGCTTGACGCAGTAAAGCTTGTCGAAGAAGTAGATAAACCAGGCCTGTTGCTATTGGAAGCACCGACAGGCGAAGGCAAGACGGAGGCTGCGCTTGCGGTCGCGGAAGTTTTTGCAGCCAAGTTCGGCTGTGGTGGTGTGCAAGTCGCGTTGCCTACATGCGCCACATCAGATGCCATGTTTTCTCGTGTTTTGAAGTGGCTCGATCGTGCGATTGCGGAAGACCAGTTGGCCTCTGCGATGCTCACACATAGTCGCGCGCAGTTTAATGATGAATTCCAAGGTCTTAAGTTTCCGTCACAGAGTTTTTCGGCTATTTATGACGAAGAATATGGTGCCAATTCTAAAGAGCCTGCAGTTGAGGCTCATTGA